A single region of the Triplophysa dalaica isolate WHDGS20190420 chromosome 15, ASM1584641v1, whole genome shotgun sequence genome encodes:
- the abch1 gene encoding ABC transporter G family member 23 isoform X1 — protein MMAGDDSEGASKESTEMEEQNTESGTMKVDLEARNCSSAIHCHNVCRSYGKLKVLNNLNLTVPQGQIYGLLGPSGCGKTTLLKCIVGTLKISHGHITVLGKPPAFPGHEVPGRMVGYMPQDIALYNEFTICNTLWFFGRIHGLSSKETEARVNFLINFLDLPQKNSLVRNLSGGQRRRVSLGAALLQNPQLLILDEPTVGVDPVLRAKIWQHLVEIVREGQVSVIITTHYIEEARQANTVGLMRNGQLLAEGPPDAVMKQHNALTLESAFLQLCEDSDQLGSKQSPQDRLLDSRPSPDNMSDESREPILRKSLTEEMPKFKADWKVRARHVIPKWRNIAALMIKTMVRMKRMPGSLCFQFLLPVIQICLMCLCIGGDPKGIDVAVVNNESGSSSYSRSLLSFLDNTSINQVALSHSEAFAGIHNGEYWGIIEFGENFTSYLTKRMLQPRVSRDVVEGGSVHVWLDLTNRQIAIMLQKKLHEAFEAFIETKLGSLSYMVAVPIKFEEPIYGSKNTDFTTFVTPGAVLSITFYLAVGLTALSFVLERKEGLLDRCWVAGVSSLETMLAHLFSQLFVISVQIILLLIFILLVFKIPNEGSLVLVIALIVLQGVTGISFGLVISSAIDDEQSANQAALGIFYPNLILSGIIWPVECIPYPLRYLSMVLPQTYASEALRCIMYRGWGLTRMMVWRGFAVTLGWNTFFIMLATIILKLRT, from the exons ATGATGGCCGGTGACGACAGTGAAGGAGCCTCTAAAGAAAGCACCGAGATGGAAGAGCAG AATACAGAGAGTGGCACTATGAAGGTTGATTTGGAGGCCCGGAACTGCAGTTCTGCAATCCACTGTCATAATGTGTGCCGATCGTATGGGAAACTTAAAGTCCTCAACAATCTGAACCTTACAGTTCCACAGGGCCAAAT TTATGGGCTGCTGGGCCCAAGTGGCTGTGGGAAGACCACCCTGCtgaagtgcattgtgggaacTCTGAAGATCTCTCATGGCCACATCACAGTGTTAGGAAAACCGCCTGCTTTTCCAGGACATGAAGTGCCAGGGAGGATGGTGGGGTACATGCCACAG GACATAGCTCTGTACAATGAGTTCACTATTTGCAACACACTGTGGTTTTTCGGTCGGATccatggtctttcatccaaagAAACAGAAGCCAGAGTAAATTTCCTCATCAACTTCTTGGACCTGCCACAGAAAAACAGTCTTGTCCGAAATCTCAG CGGAGGCCAGCGGCGACGTGTTTCTCTTGGAGCGGCTCTACTTCAAAACCCACAACTTCTGATCCTTGATGAGCCCACAGTAGGAGTGGACCCTGTTCTCCGTGCCAA GATATGGCAGCATCTTGTGGAAATTGTGAGAGAAGGACAAGTTTCTGTTATCATTACAACGCATTACATCGAGGAGGCCAGACAAGCCAACACG GTGGGTTTGATGAGGAATGGTCAATTGTTAGCTGAAGGTCCCCCAGATGCTGTAATGAAGCAACACAATGCATTA ACATTAGAGAGTGCTTTTTTACAACTTTGTGAGGACTCTGATCAGTTGGGGTCCAAACAGAGTCCTCAGGACCGTCTCCTGGACAGCAGACCGTCTCCAGACAATATGAGCGATGAAAGTAGAGAGCCCATACTGAGAAAGAGTTTAACAGAGGAAATGCCCAAATTTAAAG CTGACTGGAAGGTGCGAGCCAGACACGTCATACCAAAATGGCGCAACATTGCAGCTCTCATGATCAAGACAATGGTTCGAATGAAAAGAATGCCAGG GTCATTGTGTTTCCAGTTCCTGTTGCCAGTAATTCAGATCTGTCTGATGTGTCTGTGCATTGGCGGAGACCCCAAAGGCATCGATGTGGCTGTGGTCAATAATGAAAGTGGCTCCAGCAGCTACAGCAGATCACTGCTGTCCTTTCTTGACAACACTAGTATCAACCAG GTGGCCTTGTCTCATTCTGAGGCGTTTGCTGGTATCCATAATGGGGAATATTGGGGCATCATAGAATTTGGTGAGAATTTCACCAGCTATCTAACCAAAAG AATGTTGCAGCCCAGAGTTTCTAGAGATGTGGTTGAAGGAGGATCTGTGCATGTTTGGCTTGACCTGACAA ATCGACAGATTGCCATAATGCTACAGAAAAAGCTCCATGAGGCTTTTGAG GCTTTTATCGAGACTAAACTGGGGAGTTTGTCATACATGGTGGCCGTCCCTATAAAA TTTGAAGAACCTATATACGGCAGTAAGAATACAGATTTTACAACATTTGTGACCCCAGGAGCGGTTTTGAG CATCACATTTTACCTAGCAGTAGGTTTGACTGCTCTGTCCTTTGTGTTAGAGAGGAAGGAGGGGCTGCTGGACAGGTGCTGGGTGGCAG GTGTAAGTTCTTTGGAGACCATGCTGGCCCACCTTTTCTCACAGCTCTTTGTCATCAGTGTTCAGATCATCCTTTTACTGATCTTCATCCTGCTGGTCTTTAAA ATTCCCAATGAAGGATCTTTGGTTCTGGTGATTGCATTGATTGTGCTGCAGGGTGTGACTGGAATCTCATTTGGCCTGGTCATCTCCTCTGCTATCGATGACGAGCAGTCGGCCAATCAGGCGGCTCTTGGCATCTTCTACCCCAATCTCATCCTTAGTG GCATCATCTGGCCGGTCGAGTGTATCCCGTACCCCTTGCGTTATTTGAGTATGGTTCTACCCCAGACTTATGCGTCTGAGGCGCTGCGCTGTATCATGTACAGAG GTTGGGGTTTGACCCGCATGATGGTTTGGCGAGGCTTTGCGGTCACTCTGGGCTGGAACACGTTCTTCATCATGCTGGCAACAATCATTCTCAAACTGAGAACATGA
- the abch1 gene encoding ABC transporter G family member 20 isoform X2, whose protein sequence is MKVDLEARNCSSAIHCHNVCRSYGKLKVLNNLNLTVPQGQIYGLLGPSGCGKTTLLKCIVGTLKISHGHITVLGKPPAFPGHEVPGRMVGYMPQDIALYNEFTICNTLWFFGRIHGLSSKETEARVNFLINFLDLPQKNSLVRNLSGGQRRRVSLGAALLQNPQLLILDEPTVGVDPVLRAKIWQHLVEIVREGQVSVIITTHYIEEARQANTVGLMRNGQLLAEGPPDAVMKQHNALTLESAFLQLCEDSDQLGSKQSPQDRLLDSRPSPDNMSDESREPILRKSLTEEMPKFKADWKVRARHVIPKWRNIAALMIKTMVRMKRMPGSLCFQFLLPVIQICLMCLCIGGDPKGIDVAVVNNESGSSSYSRSLLSFLDNTSINQVALSHSEAFAGIHNGEYWGIIEFGENFTSYLTKRMLQPRVSRDVVEGGSVHVWLDLTNRQIAIMLQKKLHEAFEAFIETKLGSLSYMVAVPIKFEEPIYGSKNTDFTTFVTPGAVLSITFYLAVGLTALSFVLERKEGLLDRCWVAGVSSLETMLAHLFSQLFVISVQIILLLIFILLVFKIPNEGSLVLVIALIVLQGVTGISFGLVISSAIDDEQSANQAALGIFYPNLILSGIIWPVECIPYPLRYLSMVLPQTYASEALRCIMYRGWGLTRMMVWRGFAVTLGWNTFFIMLATIILKLRT, encoded by the exons ATGAAGGTTGATTTGGAGGCCCGGAACTGCAGTTCTGCAATCCACTGTCATAATGTGTGCCGATCGTATGGGAAACTTAAAGTCCTCAACAATCTGAACCTTACAGTTCCACAGGGCCAAAT TTATGGGCTGCTGGGCCCAAGTGGCTGTGGGAAGACCACCCTGCtgaagtgcattgtgggaacTCTGAAGATCTCTCATGGCCACATCACAGTGTTAGGAAAACCGCCTGCTTTTCCAGGACATGAAGTGCCAGGGAGGATGGTGGGGTACATGCCACAG GACATAGCTCTGTACAATGAGTTCACTATTTGCAACACACTGTGGTTTTTCGGTCGGATccatggtctttcatccaaagAAACAGAAGCCAGAGTAAATTTCCTCATCAACTTCTTGGACCTGCCACAGAAAAACAGTCTTGTCCGAAATCTCAG CGGAGGCCAGCGGCGACGTGTTTCTCTTGGAGCGGCTCTACTTCAAAACCCACAACTTCTGATCCTTGATGAGCCCACAGTAGGAGTGGACCCTGTTCTCCGTGCCAA GATATGGCAGCATCTTGTGGAAATTGTGAGAGAAGGACAAGTTTCTGTTATCATTACAACGCATTACATCGAGGAGGCCAGACAAGCCAACACG GTGGGTTTGATGAGGAATGGTCAATTGTTAGCTGAAGGTCCCCCAGATGCTGTAATGAAGCAACACAATGCATTA ACATTAGAGAGTGCTTTTTTACAACTTTGTGAGGACTCTGATCAGTTGGGGTCCAAACAGAGTCCTCAGGACCGTCTCCTGGACAGCAGACCGTCTCCAGACAATATGAGCGATGAAAGTAGAGAGCCCATACTGAGAAAGAGTTTAACAGAGGAAATGCCCAAATTTAAAG CTGACTGGAAGGTGCGAGCCAGACACGTCATACCAAAATGGCGCAACATTGCAGCTCTCATGATCAAGACAATGGTTCGAATGAAAAGAATGCCAGG GTCATTGTGTTTCCAGTTCCTGTTGCCAGTAATTCAGATCTGTCTGATGTGTCTGTGCATTGGCGGAGACCCCAAAGGCATCGATGTGGCTGTGGTCAATAATGAAAGTGGCTCCAGCAGCTACAGCAGATCACTGCTGTCCTTTCTTGACAACACTAGTATCAACCAG GTGGCCTTGTCTCATTCTGAGGCGTTTGCTGGTATCCATAATGGGGAATATTGGGGCATCATAGAATTTGGTGAGAATTTCACCAGCTATCTAACCAAAAG AATGTTGCAGCCCAGAGTTTCTAGAGATGTGGTTGAAGGAGGATCTGTGCATGTTTGGCTTGACCTGACAA ATCGACAGATTGCCATAATGCTACAGAAAAAGCTCCATGAGGCTTTTGAG GCTTTTATCGAGACTAAACTGGGGAGTTTGTCATACATGGTGGCCGTCCCTATAAAA TTTGAAGAACCTATATACGGCAGTAAGAATACAGATTTTACAACATTTGTGACCCCAGGAGCGGTTTTGAG CATCACATTTTACCTAGCAGTAGGTTTGACTGCTCTGTCCTTTGTGTTAGAGAGGAAGGAGGGGCTGCTGGACAGGTGCTGGGTGGCAG GTGTAAGTTCTTTGGAGACCATGCTGGCCCACCTTTTCTCACAGCTCTTTGTCATCAGTGTTCAGATCATCCTTTTACTGATCTTCATCCTGCTGGTCTTTAAA ATTCCCAATGAAGGATCTTTGGTTCTGGTGATTGCATTGATTGTGCTGCAGGGTGTGACTGGAATCTCATTTGGCCTGGTCATCTCCTCTGCTATCGATGACGAGCAGTCGGCCAATCAGGCGGCTCTTGGCATCTTCTACCCCAATCTCATCCTTAGTG GCATCATCTGGCCGGTCGAGTGTATCCCGTACCCCTTGCGTTATTTGAGTATGGTTCTACCCCAGACTTATGCGTCTGAGGCGCTGCGCTGTATCATGTACAGAG GTTGGGGTTTGACCCGCATGATGGTTTGGCGAGGCTTTGCGGTCACTCTGGGCTGGAACACGTTCTTCATCATGCTGGCAACAATCATTCTCAAACTGAGAACATGA